A single Metarhizium brunneum chromosome 5, complete sequence DNA region contains:
- the colgalt1 gene encoding Procollagen galactosyltransferase 1, which yields MGTPRNLLMLSRPTFTMRCGRMPVLVIALVAFHLYLIRAWLENQNWEYGGVASSALLDVSEAAQNETLGFEKIYYISLPHRTDRQDMMTLLAASTNIKLALQPGVNGSNVNDKAKPKGSESLRPEQLGCWRSHADIWQRIINENIQTAIVLEDDADWDVEVHDIFQTLSVQMRKGELRKWKATKYEANHAPYGLDWDLLYIGTCWDIPNGENRPKHQVYNDRFSPSSTEMTDSFRKELEDWGVDLANNTRVRVLAPSWYSVCTIGYALTNRGAQKLLYTIGNRESMGAPIDLAMIDKVQKGYLDALTVIPPLVTPWKTGRVSDSDIDNLAERKGELPSGSENLQNSARKAMENSLLGGQGD from the exons ATGGGTACTCCGCGAAACCTGTTA ATGCTCTCCCGGCCAACCTTTACCATGCGATGTGGTCGTATGCCCGTTTTGGTCATTGCGTTAGTCGCCTTCCATCTGTACTTGATCAGAGCCTGGCTCGAGAATCAGAATTGGGAGTATGGTGGTGTCGCGTCGAGCGCCCTCCTGGACGTGTCTGAGGCGGCGCAGAACGAGACTCTCGGTTTTGAGAAAATTTATTACATCAGCCTGCCTCA TCGGACTGATCGTCAGGATATGATGACTCTGCTCGCCGCATCTACAAACATCAAGCTAGCCCTTCAACCAGGA GTAAATGGATCCAACGTCAACGACAAGGCGAAACCGAAAGGGAGTGAGAGTCTAAGACCTGAACAATTGGGATGCTGGCGTAGCCATGCAGACATTTGGCAGAGAATCATTAATGAAAATATACAAACAGCTATTGTCTTGGAAGACGATGCGGATTGGGATGTCGAGGTCCACGACATATTTCAGACATTAAGTGTGCAAATGAGGAAAGGCGAACTGAGAAAATGGAAAGCTACAAAGTACGAGGCTAATCACGCCCCTTATG GCCTAGACTGGGACCTTTTATACATCGGCACCTGCTGGGACATTCCCAATGGAGAAAATCGCCCGAAGCATCAAGTGTATAACGATCGGTTTTCTCCAAGTTCAACCGA AATGACCGATTCCTTCCGTAAGGAACTAGAAGACTGGGGAGTTGACCTCGCGAATAACACCCGAGTTCGAGTTTTGGCGCCGTCCTGGTATTCCGTGTGCACTATTGGCTATGCATTAACCAACCGAGGAGCCCAGAAGCTGCTGTATACGATAGGAAACAGGGAAAGTATGGGAGCACCTATCGATCTGGCCATGATAGACAAGGTGCAAAAAGGATACCTGGACGCTCTTACTGTAATACCACCATTGGTGACACCATGGAAGACTGGGAGGGTTTCAGATAGCGATATTGATAATCTCGCTGAGCGGAAAGGAGAACTTCCCTCTGGTAGCGAGAATTTGCAAAACAGTGCGCGGAAGGCCATGGAGAACTCTCTGCTCGGCGGCCAAGGAGACTAA